From the Micromonospora echinospora genome, the window CCGACCGAACAGATCCGTGAGGTGGTCCCATGACGCGCCCAGACGACGAGTTCCCCCCACTCGACGTCACGTCGACGCTCAATCTCGGTTCGCTCGACGAAGTTCTCGAGGGTCCGGACACCGACGTGGTGCCGAGCCGGATGTCCGGTTCACTGCCGCCGGGTATGGCGTTGCTGGTGGTCCGTCGCGGTCCGAACGCCGGCGCCCGGTTCCTGCTGGATCACGACGTGACGACGAGTGGCCGGCACCCGGACAGTGACATCTTCCTCGACGACGTGACGGTGTCCCGGCGGCACGCCGAGTTCCACCGCGACAGCGGCACGTTCACCGTGCGGGACGTGGGGAGCCTGAACGGCACGTACGTCAACCGGGAGCGGGTGGAGGCGGCGACGCTGAGCAACGGTGACGAGGTGCAGATCGGTAAGTTCCGGGTCGTGTTCATCGCCGGTCCGCGCCCGGAGGAGGAGGCCGGCCGGGGGTGAACGAGCCTGCGGCCTCCATGCCGCCCGGGGCGGCCCGGTCCCAACCGCTGATGAGCATCGGCGAGGTACTGGCCCAGTTGCGGGTGGAGTTTCCCGACACCACGATTTCGAAGCTGCGGTTCCTCGAGGCCGAGGGCCTGGTGGAGCCGCAGCGCACACCGGCGGGTTATCGGAAGTACAGCTGGGACGACGTGGCCCGGCTGCGGTTCGTGCTGACGGCGCAGCGGGATCAGTACCTGCCCTTGCGGGTGATCCGTGAGCAGTTGGCCGAGTGGGACTCCTCGCCGGACGGCGCGGGCCGGCCGCGACCGACGTTGGTCGCGGTGGGCCCGGGCGGTGAGGTGCCCCACCGCGCGCCGGCGGATCCGGAGCAGGTCGAGTCCGCGTCGGTGCGGCTGAGCCGCACCGACCTGGTGGCCCGCAGCGGGATCGAGGAGTCCACCCTGGGTGAGCTGGAACGGCTCGGTGTGGTGGTGTCGAGTCCGCCCGGCTGGTACGACGGGGACGCTCTGATCATCGCGCGGGCGGTGGCGGGGCTGGCGGCGTACGGGCTGGAGCCCCGGCATCTGCGGGCCTTCCGGACGGCGGCGGACCGGGAAGCGGGTTTGTTCGCGCAGTTGCTGTTGCCGTTGGCGCGGCAGAGCGATCCGGCGGCGCGGGCCCGGGCGGCGGAGACCGCCCGGGAGTTGGTGGCGTTGTCGCAGCAGTTGCACGCGGCGTTGGTCCGGGTGGGGCTGCGGTCGACGCTGGGTCGCTGAGGGATGGCGGCAGAGATCTGCTCCAGGGAGCGTGCCGTAGGCTTCCTGGGGTAATCCCTCCCCGGTGCGGGTGCGGCGGGCGTGGTGCGCGCGGGACGCTCGTCTCGGGGTCCGTGTACCGTGCAGGGAAGGTGCGGTGCGGCGTAGGTGACAACGACACGGAGGCGGCGGTGCGCGAGCTGAGCGTGGTCGGAGTTCGGGTGGAGCTGCCCACCAATCAGCCGATCGTCCTGCTCAGAGAGGTTGAGGGGGACCGCTACCTGCCGATCTGGATCGGCGCGGTCGAGGCGACGGCGATCGCCTACGAGCAGCAGGGCGTCAAGACGGCCCGGCCGTTGACGCACGACCTGCTGCGCGACGTGCTGGCGGCGTTGAAGGCGCCGTTGCGGGCGGTGGAGATCACCGAACTGAAGGAGAACGTCTTCTACGCCGATCTGCTGATCGGTGACGGGGTGCGGGTGTCGGCGCGGCCGAGCGACTCGATCGCGTTGGCGTTGCGGGTCGGCGCGCCGATTCGTTGTGCCGAGCAGGTCCTCAGCGAGGCGGGGATCGTGATTCCCGACGAGCAGGAGGACGAGGTGGAGAAGTTCCGGGAGTTCCTGGAGCAGGTCCGTCCGGAGGACTTCGCCGGCTGAGCCGGTCGGAACCGGGGGTGTTCCCGCCGAGTGTCGGTGGAGTTGCCCGTCGTCACGGTCCGTGATATGTGGGTGATCGTTCGGCGTGTCGCGACGCGCGTGCCCGGTAACGTCTGAACCCCGCTATAAGGTTGCCGTGTCGAGGGGTGCACGTCCCGGAAACGACGTGTCACCGCACGGGCGGGGAGGTTGTCGGGATGCACGGGCCGCGAGATTCAGATCCGGGTACGGCGTCGCAGGGCCTCGGTGAGGTGTCGCCACCGCTGGCGACGGAGGGTGACGACTCGGTGGGCTACCGGGGTGTGACCGCCTGCGCGGCGGTGGGCATCAGCTACCGGCAGTTGGACTACTGGGCCCGCACGATGCTGGTGGTGCCGAGCGTGCGGGACGCGTCGGGTTCGGGGACGCAGCGGCTCTACTCCTTCCGCGACCTGGTGGTGTTGAAGGTCGTGAAGCGGTTGCTGGACGCCGGGGTGTCCCTGCAGAACATCCGGAAGGCGATCGAGGCGTTGCGGTCGCGTGGGGTCGGTGACCTGGCGGGCATCACGTTGATCTCCGACGGGACGACGGTGTACGAGTGTCGTTCCCCGGAGGAGGTGGTCGACCTGTTGCAGGGCGGCCAGGGGGTGTTCGGCATCGCGATCGGTGGCGCCTTCAAGGAGATCCAGGGGTCGTTGTCGCACCTGCCGGCGGAGCCGGCGGTGCCCGGGCCGGCGGAGCCGACGGAACCGGCGGCGGGTGACGAACTGGCCGCGCGGCGGGCCCGACGTCGAGCCGGTTGACGGGTCCACAGGGCCCGGACCTCCCGGGACGGGAGAAGAGGGAAGCCGACAGGGTGGGCGCGGGTCGTCCGGGCGGACACGCTATGGTCCGTCACACGGTCAGCCGGCGAGGTCCGAACGGGTCATGCCAGCTGGCCGCCCGTTGGTCCGCGTTGCCCTTCGCGTGGATCCCCTCCCTTCTGGAAGGATTGACCGTGACGGTTACCGAGCAGTCCGTTCCCTCGCACTACGACCGCATCGGCGGCGCGGCGGCCGTCAAGGCCGCCGTCGAGGTGTTCTACGACCGGGTCCTCGCCGACCCGGAGCTGGCCGGCTACTTCGCCGACATCGACATGGTGGGGCAGCGCCGGCACCTGGCGTTGATGCTGACCGTCGTCCTGGGTGGCCCGAACGAGTACACCGGCCGGGGACTGGCCGAGGCACACCAGCCGCTGGGCATCCCCCAGGCGCACTACGAACTCGTCGGCGCGCACCTGCTGGCCACGTTGACGCAGCTGGGTGTGCCGGAGGACGTGCAGGACCACGTGCGGGCGGTGCTGGCTCAGGTGCAGGACCAGGTGGTGGCCAGCGGATCCCGTCCGGGCGTCTGAGCGTGGACGTCGCACGGCTCAAGCAGAGCTGGAACCTGGTCGCCGCGCACGGCGACCAGGTTCCGCTCTACTTCTACTCCGCACTGTTCCTGTCCCATCCCGAGACCCGGCAGATGTTCCCGACGAACATGGCCGGTCAGCGTGACCGGCTGGTGACCGCGCTGGGCCACATCGTGTCCAACGTGGACCAGGTGGACCGGTTGACCGGGTTCCTGCGGGACCTCGGCGCGGACCACCGGAAGTTCGCGGTCCGCCCGGAGCACTATCCGGCGGTGGGTGAGGCGTTGCTGACCACCCTGCGGCACTTCCTCGGTGACCAGTGGACCGAGGAGCTGGCCCGGGACTGGGCGGGCGCCTACCAGTTGGTGTCCCAGGTGATGATCGACGCGGCGCAGGAGGCGGAGCAGGTCAACCCACCGTGGTGGGTGGCGGAGATCGTCGGGCACGAACGGCGCACCTTCGACGTGGCGGTCCTGACGTTGCGTCCGCAGTATCTGCTGCCGTTCACGCCGGGCCAGTCGATCGGGGTGTCCCATCCGGCGGTGCGGGCCTGGCGGTACTACTCCCCGGCGAACGCGCCCCGCCCGGACGGCACCATCGAGTTGCACGTGCGGGCCGCCCCGGGCGGGGCGGTGAGTTCCCGCCTGGTGTACGGGTGCGCTGTGGGCGACCAGATCCACCTGGCGGCTCCGGTGGGGGACCGGTTGACGCTCTGGGCGGCAGGTGGAGCTGACCTGCTGCTGCTGGCGTCCGGCACCGGCTGGGCGCCGGTCAAGGCCCTGGTGGAGCAGGTGGCCGCGGAGGGCTCCCACCGGCGGGTCGACCTGTACCTTGGCGCGCGGTCGCGGATGGAGTTCTACGACACCGACACGGTCGACAAGCTCACGGCGGCGTACCCGTGGCTGACGGTGACGCCCGTGGTGGGCGTCGACCCGCGGCGGCCGGGGGAGCTGATCTACCCGGTGGACCGGGCGGTCGCCGACGGTGACTGGCGGTCCCGGCACGTGTACGTGTGTGGTTCGGACGAGATGGTGGGGCGTACGGTGCAGACCCTGTCGCGGGCCGGCTTCCACGCCGGTCAGGTGCACCACGAGGGACTGGGCCGGTACTGGTACGGCCCGGCGTGGCGCACGGCGGTGGAGTCGTCGCCCCAGGACGATTCCGGAGGTGCCCGGTGAACGCGACCCCGATCGGCAGCTACGAGGGTGTGCCGGTGCCCGCGAGCGGGCAGCAGGTGCGGTTGACCGCGGAC encodes:
- a CDS encoding MerR family transcriptional regulator — its product is MSIGEVLAQLRVEFPDTTISKLRFLEAEGLVEPQRTPAGYRKYSWDDVARLRFVLTAQRDQYLPLRVIREQLAEWDSSPDGAGRPRPTLVAVGPGGEVPHRAPADPEQVESASVRLSRTDLVARSGIEESTLGELERLGVVVSSPPGWYDGDALIIARAVAGLAAYGLEPRHLRAFRTAADREAGLFAQLLLPLARQSDPAARARAAETARELVALSQQLHAALVRVGLRSTLGR
- a CDS encoding group I truncated hemoglobin, whose protein sequence is MTVTEQSVPSHYDRIGGAAAVKAAVEVFYDRVLADPELAGYFADIDMVGQRRHLALMLTVVLGGPNEYTGRGLAEAHQPLGIPQAHYELVGAHLLATLTQLGVPEDVQDHVRAVLAQVQDQVVASGSRPGV
- a CDS encoding MerR family transcriptional regulator, which codes for MHGPRDSDPGTASQGLGEVSPPLATEGDDSVGYRGVTACAAVGISYRQLDYWARTMLVVPSVRDASGSGTQRLYSFRDLVVLKVVKRLLDAGVSLQNIRKAIEALRSRGVGDLAGITLISDGTTVYECRSPEEVVDLLQGGQGVFGIAIGGAFKEIQGSLSHLPAEPAVPGPAEPTEPAAGDELAARRARRRAG
- a CDS encoding globin domain-containing protein yields the protein MDVARLKQSWNLVAAHGDQVPLYFYSALFLSHPETRQMFPTNMAGQRDRLVTALGHIVSNVDQVDRLTGFLRDLGADHRKFAVRPEHYPAVGEALLTTLRHFLGDQWTEELARDWAGAYQLVSQVMIDAAQEAEQVNPPWWVAEIVGHERRTFDVAVLTLRPQYLLPFTPGQSIGVSHPAVRAWRYYSPANAPRPDGTIELHVRAAPGGAVSSRLVYGCAVGDQIHLAAPVGDRLTLWAAGGADLLLLASGTGWAPVKALVEQVAAEGSHRRVDLYLGARSRMEFYDTDTVDKLTAAYPWLTVTPVVGVDPRRPGELIYPVDRAVADGDWRSRHVYVCGSDEMVGRTVQTLSRAGFHAGQVHHEGLGRYWYGPAWRTAVESSPQDDSGGAR
- a CDS encoding bifunctional nuclease family protein, whose protein sequence is MRELSVVGVRVELPTNQPIVLLREVEGDRYLPIWIGAVEATAIAYEQQGVKTARPLTHDLLRDVLAALKAPLRAVEITELKENVFYADLLIGDGVRVSARPSDSIALALRVGAPIRCAEQVLSEAGIVIPDEQEDEVEKFREFLEQVRPEDFAG
- a CDS encoding FHA domain-containing protein produces the protein MTRPDDEFPPLDVTSTLNLGSLDEVLEGPDTDVVPSRMSGSLPPGMALLVVRRGPNAGARFLLDHDVTTSGRHPDSDIFLDDVTVSRRHAEFHRDSGTFTVRDVGSLNGTYVNRERVEAATLSNGDEVQIGKFRVVFIAGPRPEEEAGRG